The following is a genomic window from Desulfuromonadales bacterium.
CCTTCGGAGCGAAGGACCGCAAAATGGTGGAGAAGCTGCTTACGGGGTATCGGAAGGGCGTCTGACCGGTCGGACCCGTCCGACGGGTCCGACCGACCATTCAGGAAATCTTGATCGTCTTGTACAAGAAGTTCTTGAACTTGAAGAAGGTTTTTCGCTCTTCATCGTCGTCGCTGCGCGGATCGCAGGCGCGCAGCAGCTCCGCCGCCTTCGGCATGGTGGCTGCGCCCTGGGCCCGGGCCAGGTCCACGACCTGCGCCACCACGTCCCGCGAGATGCGGTTTTCCGAATAGGGGAGGTGGACGGCGCTCCAGAAGTCCTGCTCGCCGCGGGCGATGGCGGCGAAAATCTCCCGCGCCGCCTGCTCCGTCAACCGCTCCACCGCTCCCTCCTCCTTCTCCCCCATCTCCTGGTTCCCCCGCGCCTGGCGGATATCCTCCTCGGAAATGATGCGTCCCTTCCTGAAGAAGAGGGCACGCAGCAGGATGCTGCGCAGCTCCCGGACGTTGCCGGTGAAGTGGTGCTGGGCGAGCAGCAGCTGGGCGCCGCGGCTGAGAACCGGGGCATCCTCCTCCCCCTCATCGGGCTTCTTGTAGACCAGGTAGAGCTTGCCGAGAAAATGGGTGGCGAGGTCGGGGATATCCTCGCGGCGCTGGTTGAGGGAAGGGACCTCCATGGTCAGCTCCGAGAGGCGGTGGAAGAGGTCCTCGCGGAATTTCCCCTCGCGGATCAGCTGCCGCAGATTGCGGTTGGTGGCCGCCACGAGCAGCACCCGGGCGTAGCGGGTGGTGTTCTCGCCGAGCCGGACAAAGCCGCCGTTGTCGAGGAAACGCAGCAACTGCACCTGCGTCTTGGGGTCGGCGTCGCCGATCTCGTCGAGGAAGACGACGCCGCCGTGCGCCTCCTCCAGGATGCCCTTGCGGTCGGTGTGGGCGCCGGTGAAGGCGCCGCGTTTGTGGCCGAAGAGCTCCGAGTAGGTCAGCTCGCCGCTGTAGGCGGCGATGTTGGTCTTCTTCACCGGCAGCTCGCCGCGCGGGTCGAACTTCTCCTGGTACATCTCGTTGAGGCGGGAGAAGATGTTGTTGAAGAGGAACTCCTTGCCGCTGCCGGTGTCGCCGGTGATGAGGATGGACGGCAGTCCCAGGGTCGCCTCCTGGAGGTCGCGCTGGGTCCACATGGCGATGCGGTTGAAGATCGGCGGGGTGATGCGGTGGATGAAACCGACCACTTCGTTGGCCTTGGCCGAGTTGCCGATGATGTTGCCCAGCTTGTAGGAGGAGATCTTCGGGTCCTTGTAACCGACATCGCTGCGCAGCCGGTTGACCTCGGTGGTCAGCTTCTCGATGCGCAGCAGGTCCGAGAGGTGGCGGGCGATCATCCGTTCGATGATCAGCAGGATGCGCTTGTGCTCGTCGGTGAAGTGCCAGGGGCGCAGGCTGTCGAGGCAGATGACGGCGATCACCTGGTCGTCGCAGACGACGGGGACGGCGATCTCGCTCTTGATCACCTCGGTGATCTCCCGGTAGAAGCCACCCGAGCGTTTCTCCTCGGCGGTATCCGCCACCAGGTAGGGTCGGCCGGAGAAGGCCACGTAGCCGGTGAGGCTGCGCTCCTCCGGCGGCAGCTTGTGGCCGCCGACGCGGATCGGCGGAATATTCTTCTTCAGCCACTCCTTGCTCTTCGCCCCCACCAGCCGGCCGTCCGACTCCTCCACCACCAGCCACTTCTCGCCCTCCTGCTCGCGCACCAGGGCGATGCTGCCGGTGTCGGCGCCGATCAGTTCGGCCGCCTTCGAGAGGATGCGCGAGAGAAAGGTCTGCGATCCCTCGAACTTCTCCTGCAGCAGATCGTTGATCTCGGCCAGCACCTGGATCTCCATGTGCTCCTCGCCGATCTCCTGGATGACCCGCTGCGCCATCTCGGCGTGCGCCTCGAGCAGCCCCTTTTCAAAGTCGCTGAAGTGGTAGGCCTCGCGGGTGAAGTAGTTGACCAGGCAGATTACCCGTCGGCTGCGCGGCTCGTACCTGGGCACCACGTAGAGCGACTTCATCCCCAACTCCTCGGTGAGGTAGCGCTTCTGCAGCAGGGTTTCGGAGGGGAGGTCGGGAAAGTAGAGGGGGGAGAGCAGGGTGTCGTCGACGATGATGCCGGCGCTGTTGATGTAGCGCGACAGCAGCGACTTGCCCGGTCCCAGGCTGATCAGTTTCTCGTCCTCGTAGAGCAGCCTCGCCTCGCGCTCCTTGGAGTAGGAGGCGAGCACCTGCAGCCCTTCCTCCCCCGCTCCCGGCGCCAGCGGCGAGGGGATCAGCACCGAGGCCAGCGAGAGCTTGTCGATCAGCCGCACCGCCGACTTGACCATGGTGAAGGCCGCCTCCTTCTTCTTCGCCTCGTCGACCCGGCGGGCCAGCAAGATCTGCTGGTGGTACTGGCGGGCCTGGT
Proteins encoded in this region:
- a CDS encoding GPMC system transcriptional regulator; protein product: MDSAVVSRLALLSQKIRSYGKENIEDILHVALEAVNLVTHMNRCRIYLEDLTSGSLACAAVTGLQAKAIREQAFPINTTDFLVSRVYVTQEEAQVEDMATFPSAFARQLAERFAIRSSYHLPLLHKGRSVGVLCIDSSRKGQLPAEAQRRAIKGFFDEVVPVIDQARQYHQQILLARRVDEAKKKEAAFTMVKSAVRLIDKLSLASVLIPSPLAPGAGEEGLQVLASYSKEREARLLYEDEKLISLGPGKSLLSRYINSAGIIVDDTLLSPLYFPDLPSETLLQKRYLTEELGMKSLYVVPRYEPRSRRVICLVNYFTREAYHFSDFEKGLLEAHAEMAQRVIQEIGEEHMEIQVLAEINDLLQEKFEGSQTFLSRILSKAAELIGADTGSIALVREQEGEKWLVVEESDGRLVGAKSKEWLKKNIPPIRVGGHKLPPEERSLTGYVAFSGRPYLVADTAEEKRSGGFYREITEVIKSEIAVPVVCDDQVIAVICLDSLRPWHFTDEHKRILLIIERMIARHLSDLLRIEKLTTEVNRLRSDVGYKDPKISSYKLGNIIGNSAKANEVVGFIHRITPPIFNRIAMWTQRDLQEATLGLPSILITGDTGSGKEFLFNNIFSRLNEMYQEKFDPRGELPVKKTNIAAYSGELTYSELFGHKRGAFTGAHTDRKGILEEAHGGVVFLDEIGDADPKTQVQLLRFLDNGGFVRLGENTTRYARVLLVAATNRNLRQLIREGKFREDLFHRLSELTMEVPSLNQRREDIPDLATHFLGKLYLVYKKPDEGEEDAPVLSRGAQLLLAQHHFTGNVRELRSILLRALFFRKGRIISEEDIRQARGNQEMGEKEEGAVERLTEQAAREIFAAIARGEQDFWSAVHLPYSENRISRDVVAQVVDLARAQGAATMPKAAELLRACDPRSDDDEERKTFFKFKNFLYKTIKIS